One window from the genome of Oncorhynchus gorbuscha isolate QuinsamMale2020 ecotype Even-year linkage group LG14, OgorEven_v1.0, whole genome shotgun sequence encodes:
- the LOC123995760 gene encoding troponin T, cardiac muscle isoforms-like gives MSDTADIVKEYEEEAEEVNEEEEEVEEAPEVEEEAEEEQEEDEADKEDEVEEEEREHVEGSEGETKPRTKYITNIAPPKLPDGEKLDFDDLHRKRLEKDFNDLQSLIEMHFSSRQKEEEELVALRSRIERRRADRAEQQRVRAEQNIERQARLAEERTRREEEAKLRAEEDARKKNVFSNKAFGGYIQKGDVKKGKKLTGREKKTKALLERRKPLNIDHLNQERLAEKSRELWQWLRQLHAEKFDLAEKLKRQKYDVNVLRNRVSDHQRGSKVAKATRGAKKLR, from the coding sequence ATGTCTGACACAGCGGATATTGTGAAGGAATacgaggaggaggcagaggaggtgaacgaggaggaggaagaagtagaggaggcacctgaggtggaagaggaggctgaagaagagcaggaggaggatgAGGCAGATAAGGAGGacgaggtagaggaggaggagagggaacacgttgaggggagcgagggggagacCAAGCCACGGACCAAGTACATTACCAACATCGCTCCTCCCAAGCTGCCCGACGGTGAGAAGTTAGACTTTGATGACCTCCACcgcaagagactagagaaggacttCAATGACCTGCAGAGCCTGATCGAGATGCACTTCTCTAGCCgccagaaagaggaggaagagctgGTAGCCCTCCGCAGCCGCATCGAGCGCCGCCGTGCCGACCGTGCCGAGCAGCAGCGTGTGCGCGCCGAGCAGAACATTGAGCGCCAAGCTCGTCTTGCTGAGGAGCGGACCCGACGGGAAGAGGAGGCCAAGCTCCGCGCCGAGGAGGATGCCAGGAAGAAGAACGTCTTCTCCAATAAGGCGTTCGGCGGCTACATACAGAAGGGGGACGTGAAGAAGGGCAAGAAGCTGACGGGGCGCGAGAAGAAGACCAAGGCTCTGTTGGAACGCCGCAAGCCCCTCAACATCGACCACCTCAACCAGGAGAGGCTGGCGGAGAAGTCCCGCGAGCTCTGGCAGTGGCTGCGCCAGCTACACGCTGAGAAGTTTGACCTGGCCGAGAAGCTGAAGAGGCAGAAGTACGACGTGAATGTGCTGCGGAACCGCGTTAGCGACCACCAGAGGGGCTCCAAGGTGGCCAAGGCGACCCGCGGGGCGAAGAAGCTACGTTAG